One region of Armigeres subalbatus isolate Guangzhou_Male chromosome 3, GZ_Asu_2, whole genome shotgun sequence genomic DNA includes:
- the LOC134222014 gene encoding terpene synthase-like, whose protein sequence is MSTISVNHLLENVSDKENNEKLHKLVIEPYQHILRIPGKQFRSRMAAALNHWLNVPFDKMIQIGEIVQLLHNGSLLIDDIQDGSVLRRGVPAAHQLFGIRFTMNTACYVITHALIQTNEAGGEAANKIFCHELLELHRGQGTDIFWRDNAICPSEKEYKLMVIRKTGGLFLMLIRLLQLFSENKRDFSKLAGLVGLYFQIRDDYCSLNSKDYTKKKTFCEDLSEGKMSFPVVHSVITMHDREVLHMLRKRSTKFEDKKYCVELLKKNGSLQYTADVLELIEREVRSEIANHGGNPFMEQLIDELAAWKTMERN, encoded by the exons ATGTCTACTATATCTGTAAATCATTTGCTTGAAAATGTATCGGacaaagaaaacaatgaaaagcTACATAAA cttGTGATAGAACCTTATCAACATATTTTAAGGATACCAGGGAAACAATTTCGAAGCAGGATGGCAGCAGCATTGAATCATTGGTTAAATGTGCCTTTTGATAAAATGATACAAATTGGAGAAATTGTACAGCTGTTACACAATGGAAGCCTACT CATTGATGATATACAAGATGGGTCTGTGCTTCGACGTGGTGTGCCAGCCGCTCATCAACTTTTCGGCATTAGATTCACTATGAATACCGCGTGTTATGTTATAACACATGCACTGATTCAAACCAACGAAGCTGGAGGAGAAGcagcaaataaaatattttgtcatGAACTTCTTGAACTTCATCGTGGTCAGGGAACTGACATATTTTGGCGCGATAATGCCATATGTCCATCAGAGAAGGAGTACAAACTGATGGTAATTCGCAAAACAGGGGGATTGTTTCTAATGCTGATTCGTCTGCTGCAGCTGTTTAGTGAAAACAaaagagatttttccaaacttgCCGGGTTAGTGGGATTGTATTTCCAGATAAGAGATGACTATTGCAGTTTAAACTCCAAGGATTACACCAAGAAGAAAACTTTTTGTGAGGATCTGTCCGAAGGAAAAATGAGTTTTCCTGTAGTGCATTCCGTTATCACAATGCACGACAGAGAAGTTTTGC ATATGCTGAGAAAACGGAGCACAAAATTTGAGGACAAGAAATATTGCGTAGAGTTACTGAAAAAGAATGGAAGTCTCCAGTATACTGCCGATGTACTGGAGTTAATTGAGAGAGAAGTGAGATCTGAA ATTGCTAATCACGGAGGAAATCCTTTCATGGAACAATTAATTGATGAATTGGCTGCTTGGAAAACAATGGAAAGAAATTGA